The DNA region GCCCCGCTGGGCGCGGTGGCCGGCCTCACCGTGATCTGGATGCGCCAACACCTGGAGCGCTCACGCCTGATCAATCCCCTGGCCGCTGCCCTGATCACCTTCCTGGGAACCCTGTGGTGCGGCTTCGATGCCCAAACGGCACTAATGCCGGCCATCATCGCCGCAATGCTGCCACTGCTGCCGGGCATGGACATGACCACGGCATCGCGCGAACTGGCCACGGGACATGTCGTGTCCGGTTCCTCCAGGCTGGCCTTCGCGGTTATGATCTTTGCCCTGCTCGCGTTCGGCATGGTGCTCGGAGGCATGGCCGGACAGGCCATTGTCGGGCCCATCGACCTGGCCGAAGCCTCACCCCGGCCCACCTGGCTGCCGTTCGCCGGCGTGCTTGCCGGCGCGGCCGGGCTGATGCTGCTCATCCAGGCACATCGGCGCGACTGGATATGGATCCTGGCCGCCTGCCTGATCGCCTGGAGCGGGGCCAACGTCGGTGTCTGGCTGGGGGCGCCGGTCATCGGTGCATTCATCGGTGCGCTGGCCATTGGCATGGCCGGCAACTTGTTCGTGCATTTTACCCGCCGCCCGGGATCGATCATGCATATCCCGGGGCTGATCCTGCTGGTGCCCGGCAGCATCGGCATGCGCAGCCTCGCCGCTCTGCTCGGCGACGACATCGTTTCGGGCATCGAAACGGCCATGCTCGCCGGCATCATCGCCGTGGCCCTGACCACGGGCATGATCCTGGCCAGCATCCTGCTGCCGCCGCGCACCACGCTGTAAGATGACACCAGGACGGACGAGGAACAACAACATTGCCCCATGAGCATCGATATTCACAAACCGCACGACAAGACTCTGGAAGAAGCCCAGCAGGTGGCCGACGAGCTGGCCCAGGACCTGGCTGAAAAATTCGACATCGAATATGGCTGGGACGGCGACACCATCGTCTTCGAACGCTTCGGGGTGCACGGGGAGATCGACGTCGATGAAGAAGCGGTGCACGTACGTGCCCAGCTGAACTTCCTTCTGACCTATCTGCAGCCGAAAGTCGAGGCCGAAATCCATCGCTATCTGGACGAGCACTTCGCCTGACACCGGCCATACCCCCGGGCCGGCGCGAAATCAGAGCGATTCCAGGTAGCGCCTGCCCTGAATCATGAGCTCATGCATGGCCGTGTCATCCGGCGAATCTGCGGCCTCGCGAATCGACTCGATGGCCTCAAGCAAGGCGTCACGGGCAATGTGCCCATGCTCGTTGAGGTTCTGGATTTCGTAGTAGAGCGCGGGGTTTTCGCCGGCCACGTCGCGGGCAATTTCGAGCTGACGCCGGAAAGTGGTGCTGGAGATTCCTGCCAGTTGTCCGGCCTCGATGCCCGATCGCACCAGTGCAGTGAAGAAGGCGATATTGAGTGCATGCGATAACCCCAGCACCAGCGCAATCAGCTGGTCATGCTGCTCAAGCGGGATGTCGACCATTTCGGCCATGGTGTCCGAAAACAGCGCCGTCACCTCGTTGACTGCCGCCGGGCAGCCAACATCCATCACCAGCACATGCCGACCGGACAGGAGTCGCGTATCCGGGCCGAACATCGGGTGCACGGCACAGACCGCAAGCCCCGACCGCGCTGCCGACCGCAAACTGTCGATCAGCGGCGTCTTGATCGAACCGACTTCGAACACAAGCCCCGGAACCCTGCGCTGCGCCAGCTCATCGATAATGGCCGGGGTCTGCCTGAGCGGCGCCGCGACAACAATCAGTGAGACATTCAGCGGGGCTTCCCGCCAGTCGGAAAAATGCTTCTCGTGGCCATCGTTTAGCGCCGGATCGGCCAGCAGCACTTCGTAGCCCTGGTTGTCCAGGAAACTGGCCAGCCAACGCCCCATGCGGCCGGCGCCACCAATCACCAGTGCGCTGTGACCATCGCCCCGCCCGGCAAAGCGCACGCGCTCCTGTTCCTGACGGGTCAGCGAGGCATCGATGAGGCGTCGAAAGAGCGATTCGGCCAGTGTCGGATCCAGATCGACCGATCGGGCCCGAGCCCGCACCAGTTCCAGCACCTGCCTTTCGCGCCGGAAATCACGCAGCTGCTGTCCACGTCCCTGCTTGAAGCGTCCGATCTCGGAGACCAGCTGCTGACGACGTGCCGCCAGCTCGACCAGACGGGCATCCACCTCGTCGAGCTGATCGCGCAGTTCTCTCAATCCCGCTGGCGTGTCTTCGGTCATGACTCAGGCCCGGCTCATGAACTCGCCGGTCTCGGTATTGACCTTGATCTTCTCACCCGGCGTGATGTAGTCAGGAACCATGACCTCGATACCGGTTTCCAGCGTGGCCGGCTTGTTTGACTTCGTCGCGGTCGCCCCCTTCATGACCGGCGCGGTATCCGTGACCTCCAGCACCACCGACTGTGGCAAATCGATGGCCACGGGCACATCATCGATGAGCAGCACGAATATGCCGCCAAGCCCGTCGGTGATGTAGCCGGCCGCCTCGCCAACATCCGCCTCCGACACCAGGTGCTGGCGGAAGTCCTCGTCATCCATGAACACGAATCCGTCGGCATCGCGGTAGGAGAAACTGCTCTGTCGACGCACCAGGTCGGCCTCGCGCAGCACATCATCCCCCTTGCAGGTCAGCTCCCGGCGCTCTCCGCCAGGAATGCCGTGCAGCTTGAAGCGAAACAGCGTGCCGCCGCCCCGGGCGGTGGGTGCTGAACGATCGATCTGACGCACGGCATAGACCGTCCCATCATGTTCGATGACGTTTCCGCGCTTGATTTCGCTGGCTCTGGGCATAATTGATGGACTCCCGATATGGCTTGTGATTCTGACCGGCCCGAGAGATTACACCGAATCCGGGATCAAATGGAGCCTACCGACCTGGCAGTGTGCTATCTTCACTACGGTCAAATTGACCAGAGTTTGCCCACCCTACGGACCACAGAGCCCGCGCGGTAATGTCCTGATGAGAGCACTGATCGTCGACCATTCAAGGGTCTTTCGCGCCATCTGGCAGCGATTGGCGGCCCAGGCCGGCCACGAGCCGATGATGGTCGAATCAGCGGCCAGCGGCCTGGCCCTGCTGAAACGCCAGCCGGCTGATGTCGTATGCGTGTCTCGTTCACTGCCCGATGGCGACGGCATCGAGTTTGCCCGGCAGGCCCGTCAATTGCCCCACGGCAAGTCCGTGCCCATCATCCTGCTGACCTCCTCGACCGACAAGCGCATCCACCGGCGTGCTTTCGAAGCCGGCATCACCGACATTCATGCCCGCACCCGCATCGAGGAGCTTTTCAAGCGTATCGACCGCTTCACCCGGGAGCGCGATCAGCCCCTGACGGGTCGTGTGTTGTACGTAGAAGACAGCGTCACGGCCTCGAGAATCATGATTCACGTCATGCACAAGATGAGCCTGGACGTGGATCACTTCCGCAGTGCCGCCGAGGCGCTGGAGGCATTCGATCCGGAACGCCACGACCTGGTCATCAGCGACATCCTGGTCGAAGGCGCCATCAGCGGTATCACCCTGGTCAGCCGACTGCGCGAGAAACATCCCGACAAGACCGAACTGCCCATTCTGGCCATGTCGGGAATGGAAGACGACGCCAGACGTGTAGAGCTCTTCCGTCTTGGCGTCAACGATTTCATCAGCAAGCCGGTCATCATGGAAGAAGCGCGGGCGCGCATCGGCAACCTTGTGGTCAACAAGCAGCTGTTCGAACGGGTCAAGAAACAGCGCAAGCAGCTTTACGAGCTGGCCATGACCGACGCGCTGACCGGGCTCTACAATCGCAACTCGCTCAGTGAGTTCGGCAGCAAGCTGGAATCCTCGGCACATCGACGCGACATGCCGCTGAGCATCATCCTGATCGATATCGACCATTTCAAGACCATCAACGACCGCCACGGTCACCTGGTGGGCGATTATGTACTGCGCGAGATCGGCGAAATGCTGGCTGCCTCCTGCCGGGAAGAAGATCTCGCGGTTCGTTTCGGGGGTGAGGAGCTTCTGCTGGTACTGCCCTGGTGCCCGCTGGCGGATGCCAGCCGCAGGGCCGAGCAACTGCGTGAACGCTTCGAAACGCTGGAACCGGCCGGCATACCGGTCACTGCCAGCTTCGGTGTCAGCGCCCTGGAGGCTGGCCGGACTTCCAGCCTGGAAAGTGTGATCAATGCCGCCGATCAGGCCGTCTACATCGCCAAGTCATCCGGTCGCAACCAAGTAGTCACCCTGACGCTTGCCGAGGCCCGGGCACGCGAGGCATCGAACGACAACGACGGCGTATTTTTCATCGATGATGAGCAATCAAACCGGGCCTGAGCGCGCACGACCCATCACCCAGACCCTTCGCCGCAGCTTCTGGCTGAGCTTGGTCACGGTGGCCATCCTGCTGGCCGCCATCTGGTTTGGCGGCCGCGCCTGGATGGAGCGATCCGTCATGCCCTACACCGGCGAGCAACCCTTGCCGGGTCTGAGCCAGGACGTCAAAATCCTGTTCGACGACCGTGGCATACCCCGTGTTTACGGAGAAAGCGACACCGACGTTCTGCAGACACTGGGGTGGCTGCATGCGGGCGAGCGTCTGTTCCAGATGGAACTGATTCGCCGCCTGACCCGGGGCGAACTGTCTGAACTGGTCGGCGCGGTGGCACTGGAGATCGATGAACTGCATCGCTCCTTCGGGTTCGCGCGGCGGGTTGCAGAAGAACCCATCGACCTCGCTCCCGAATCACACGCATGGTTGCAGGCCTATGTCGATGGCATCAATGCCTACATGGACCATACAGACGCCTTGCCGCCGGAGTTTCTCTTTCTGGGCCAGAAGCCTGAACCCTGGTCGGTGGACGATGTACTGGCCATTGCCTATTACCAGACCTGGTACCCGACCACCCTGGTCCAGCGCATCAGCATGGCCTGGCGAGAACTGGTCGACCTGCACGGTGCAGCCGCGGCTGAGTGGCTGTCTTCGGATTTTGCCTGGCAGCGCACGACCCTTCCCGGCGGGCGCATGAGCGAGGGCTCCAATACCTGGACTCTGGCACCGGAGCGCTCCGAGTCCGGACAGGCGCTGCATGCCGCTGACCCGCATCTGGAATACGACCAGGCGCCGGGCATGTGGTATGCCGCCGGACTGCATTCGCAAGAAAGCCTCGACGTCATTGGAGTCACAGTCCCCGGGCTGCCTCTCGTGGCCATGGGTCACAATGGCCGCATTGCATGGTCGTTCACCGTGGCCCCGGTGGATGTCTTCGAAACCTATCGCTTCGAACGCCACCCGGAACAGCCTGATCGGGTCCGCGGACCGGATGGCTGGGAGCCACTGATCGAACGCAGCGAGACATTCAGGATTCGCGACCAGGAATCCGTCGAACGGGTTCAGTACTTTACTTCTCTTGGCCGTGTTGCCGAACTCACCGACGAGTTCGCCCTGGTGGTGCAATGGGCCGGATTTGAATTACCGATTGGTCAGCTGATGGAAAACGGCTTTGCCATCAAGCGGGCCACCGACTTCGACCACTTCCGAGCCGCTGCCAGCGACATGGGGGCCATGTCGGTCAACTGGTCGTATTCCGACCGGGAAGGCAACATCGGCTATGTTCAGTCCAGCCCGGTGCCGGTCAGGCAACATGAGCAGTTTTTCGGCGTCCTCGATGCCGACAACCCCGACCATATCTGGGACGGATTTCATCCACCAGACACCCGCCCCTGGGCACTCAACCCGGAGCGCGGCTGGCTGGCCAACGCCAACAATGCGGCGGTGGGAGACAATTGGGACTATCCCGTGCCCGGGTATTACAAGCAGCTCAGGATACGGCGCATCAGCGACCTGCTGAACTCCGGCACACGCTTCAGTCGCGACGACATGAGTGCGTTTCAGCTCGATCGGGTCTCCGACCGCGCCCTGAGCTGGAGCCCCTGGCTGGCGGAGCTGGCCAGGGCATCCAATCGCAGCCGTCTGGCCGATGACATCGAGGCCTGGGATGACAACATGCGGGCCGACAGCGACATCGCCGGGCTGTTTGCCCGCTGGTTCAACTATCTAGGCCCGGCCATCGCCCGGCAGGACGAGTCAATTCCTCCGGGCGACATGCAAATGCTGATCGACGAGTGGCTTCACACCGGAGACCAATCGCCACTGGCCCATATCGATCGTGAACAGGCAGGCCTGGACGCCCTGGAGATGGCCCTGAAGGCCGGCATCCGGCCGCTGGGCGGCGTTCAGCAACTGCATGTGCGGCACGCGATGGCCGACAACCCCGTTCTTGATCGCTGGCTGCGACTCAGTCGGGGCCCCTTCCCGATCGGCGGCGATCCGGGCACGCTGAACGTCAGCTATGCCGTTTTCGACGCCGACCAGGCGACCCTGCGATCACGCGCCGGCCCTTCGATGCGCTATGTCCTCGACTGGTCCGATCCCGACAGCTTTCGGCTCAACCTGACGACCGGGCAATCCGGGCATCCATCCAGTCCGCACTTCGACGACTTTCTGGAAGACTTCCTCAGCGGCCAACCATGGATCGTACCCTGGAGCCGCGAGGCCGTTGAGCAGCGCAACCATCGCGTATTGCGATTGACCCGCGAATAATACCCGCGCGTGATACCCGCGCTTGGGCGTGGTCTGATTTGCCAATTGGTGCTGCGCCGCACACAATACCTGCTTGCACTTTCACAACCGACAAGATCTCACCAGCTCCGATGAAATACATTGCCTGCACCTTCCTGCTACTGTCGCTTGCCGTTGCCGGCCAGGCCGAAACACCTACCCTGACGCTTGACCGAATATTCGACAGCCCGGATCTGTCCGGACCCACCCTGCGTGATGCGCGACTGTCTCCGGCCGGAGACCGGGTCACTTTCCTGCGTGGTCGCGATGACGACCGCGGCATGCTGGATTTGTGGGAATACCATGTCGATGACGATCGGACCCGCATCCTGGTCGCTGCCGATGACGTGGTGGAAGATGAGGGCGAGCTGTCGGCAGAAGAGCGGGCCCGTCGCGAACGCGCCCGCATTGCCGATCTCAGCGGCATCGTCGAATACCGCTGGTCGGGCGATGGCCGTTTCCTGCTCTTCCCGCTGGGCGGCGACATCTACGTGCTCGACATGACGGCCGAGGAGCGCGAGGTGCGGCAAGTCACCGAATCGGAGGCATTCGACACCGACCCGCAAATCGCGCCGGACGGCGAGCATGTGGCTTTCGTGCGCAATCGCGACCTGTGGATTGCCCGCATAGACGATGGCAGCGAGACCCGGCTGACCGACGATGGTGACGAAGTCATCGCCAACGGCGTGGCCGAGTTCATCGCCCAGGAAGAGATGGGCCGTTCGACCGGCTACTGGTGGTCGCCCGACAGCCGCCACATCGCCTTCCTGCGTATCGACGAGTCGCCCATCGACGTGACCCTGCGCTACGAGATCGAGGCCGGCGACATCACCATGATCGAACAGCGCTATCCCTATACCGGAACCCCCAATGTCACCTATCGCCTGGGTGTTGCCGACATCGAGACCGGCTCGATTGAATGGATCGATCTCGGCGAGGAAGAAGACATCTACATCCCGCGAGTTGACTGGTTACCTGGGGGCGAGCAACTGAGCTTCCAGCGCCAGAGTCGTGACCAGCAAACCCTGGAGCTGATGATCGCCACGCCGGGTGAGGGTGCTCCGGAGGTCGTGCTGACCGAAACCGAGGATACCTGGATCAACCTGCACGACGATCTGCACTTTCTCTCCGACATGCCGGCCTTCATCTGGTCTTCTGAGCGCAATGGCTACCGCCACCTCTACCTGTACGGTCTCGATGGCGAGCTGATCCGGCCGCTCACCGCCGGCGACTGGGCCGTCGATGCGCTGGAAGGTGTGGACGAAGAGCTGGGTATGATCTATTTCACGGCGGCCGAAGTCTCGCCCCGCGAGAAGCACCTATACCGACAGTCGCTGGTCACCAGCTCGCCGGAAATCGTCTCGCGCATCTCGCGCCGCGGTGGCTGGCATGAAGTCAGCATGGACCGGGAGGCCCGCGTCTACGTCAATACCTTTTCCAGTGCCAGTCAGCCACCCCAACTGGCCCTGCATTCGGCCGACGGCGAGCGCATCGCCTGGCTGGTGGAAAACCGCGTATCGGGCGATCACCCATATGCCCGCTACCGCGACGCACACCGCCCCACCGAATTCGGTGAACTGGTCGGGCCGGATGGACAATCGCTGCACTACCGCCTGATCCGGCCGGCCGGATTCGATCCCGAGAAGCGCTATCCGGTCTTCATGCACATCTATGGCGGCCCCACCCACCGGTTGGTAACCGATTCCTGGTCACGCAGAATTCTCATCGACCAGTACATGGCTCAGCAGGGTTATGTCGTGTTCTCGCTCGACAATCGCGGCATCGTGCGCCAGGGCAAGGCATTCCAGGATGCCGCCTACCTGCGCCTGGGGCAGATCGAGATGATCGACCAGATGGTCGGTCTGGACTGGCTGCGAGCCCAGGATTTCATCGACCCCGAGCGGATCGGCATCTTCGGCTGGAGCTACGGAGGCTACGTCGCCCTCATGGCCCTGGCCCAGTACCCGGGTGAGTTCGCCGCTGGTGTCGCCGTCGCCCCGGTGACCGACTGGCGCCTCTACGACACCCACTACACCGAACGCTACATGGGTACGCCCCAGGACCAGCCCGAAGCGTACGAAAAGGGCGATGTGCTCACCTATGCCGACCAGATCGAGGACCAGTTGCTGCTCATTCACCCCATGGCCGACGACAACGTCCTGTTCACCCACTCCACGCTGCTGATGCAGGAGTTACAGGAAAACGTCATCCCCTTCGATCTGATGACCTACCCCGGCGAGAAGCACGCCATTGCCGGCGATGCGCAGCGGCGTCATGTCTACAAGACCATCACCCGGTTTCTCGACCGGGTCCTGCTGCCAGGTGAAAAATGACCACCATAGGCACGCCTGAAACACCCACCGCCACCCGCGTCATTCTGCTCGGCTCCGGCGAGCTGGGCAAGGAAGTGGCTATCGAGCTGCAGCGCTTCGGTTGCGAGGTCATCGCGGTGGACCGCTACCCCCATGCGCCCGCCATGCAGGTGGCCCATCGTCACCATGTCATCGACATGCTCGACGGCCAGGCCCTGCACGGCATCGTCGAGCTGGACCGTCCGCACCTGATCGTGCCGGAAATCGAGGCCATCGCCACCGACACCCTCCAGTTGCTCGAAAGCGAGGGTTACACCGTGGTGCCGACAGCGCGGGCCGCGCACCTGACCATGAACCGGGAGGGCATTCGGCGGCTGGCGGCCGAAGAACTGGACCTGCCGACCTCCAGCTACCGCTTCGCCGATGACTACGCGACCTTCGAGAAAGCCGTCGAGGCAATCGGCCTGCCCTGCGTGGTCAAGCCGGTCATGTCGTCCTCGGGCAAGGGTCAGAGCCTGATCCGGCGCAAGAGTGACATCGACAAGGCGTGGAAATACGCCCGATCCGGCGGCCGTGCCGGCGAGGGCCGGGTCATCGTCGAGGGCTTCGTGGACTTCGATTACGAGATCACGCTGCTGACCGTGCGTCATACCGGCGGCACCAGTTTCTGCGAACCGATCGGCCACACCCAGGTCGACGGCGACTACCGCGAATCCTGGCAACCGCAGCCGATGAGCGAGATGGCCCGGCTGGAAGCCGAGCGCATCGCCGGCGAGATCACCACCGCGCTCGGCGGCAGGGGCCTGTTCGGCGTCGAGCTGTTCGTCAAGGGCGACAAGGTCTGGTTCAGCGAAGTCTCGCCAAGACCCCACGACA from Wenzhouxiangella sp. AB-CW3 includes:
- a CDS encoding S9 family peptidase yields the protein MKYIACTFLLLSLAVAGQAETPTLTLDRIFDSPDLSGPTLRDARLSPAGDRVTFLRGRDDDRGMLDLWEYHVDDDRTRILVAADDVVEDEGELSAEERARRERARIADLSGIVEYRWSGDGRFLLFPLGGDIYVLDMTAEEREVRQVTESEAFDTDPQIAPDGEHVAFVRNRDLWIARIDDGSETRLTDDGDEVIANGVAEFIAQEEMGRSTGYWWSPDSRHIAFLRIDESPIDVTLRYEIEAGDITMIEQRYPYTGTPNVTYRLGVADIETGSIEWIDLGEEEDIYIPRVDWLPGGEQLSFQRQSRDQQTLELMIATPGEGAPEVVLTETEDTWINLHDDLHFLSDMPAFIWSSERNGYRHLYLYGLDGELIRPLTAGDWAVDALEGVDEELGMIYFTAAEVSPREKHLYRQSLVTSSPEIVSRISRRGGWHEVSMDREARVYVNTFSSASQPPQLALHSADGERIAWLVENRVSGDHPYARYRDAHRPTEFGELVGPDGQSLHYRLIRPAGFDPEKRYPVFMHIYGGPTHRLVTDSWSRRILIDQYMAQQGYVVFSLDNRGIVRQGKAFQDAAYLRLGQIEMIDQMVGLDWLRAQDFIDPERIGIFGWSYGGYVALMALAQYPGEFAAGVAVAPVTDWRLYDTHYTERYMGTPQDQPEAYEKGDVLTYADQIEDQLLLIHPMADDNVLFTHSTLLMQELQENVIPFDLMTYPGEKHAIAGDAQRRHVYKTITRFLDRVLLPGEK
- the yeiP gene encoding elongation factor P-like protein YeiP, with amino-acid sequence MPRASEIKRGNVIEHDGTVYAVRQIDRSAPTARGGGTLFRFKLHGIPGGERRELTCKGDDVLREADLVRRQSSFSYRDADGFVFMDDEDFRQHLVSEADVGEAAGYITDGLGGIFVLLIDDVPVAIDLPQSVVLEVTDTAPVMKGATATKSNKPATLETGIEVMVPDYITPGEKIKVNTETGEFMSRA
- a CDS encoding diguanylate cyclase, translating into MRALIVDHSRVFRAIWQRLAAQAGHEPMMVESAASGLALLKRQPADVVCVSRSLPDGDGIEFARQARQLPHGKSVPIILLTSSTDKRIHRRAFEAGITDIHARTRIEELFKRIDRFTRERDQPLTGRVLYVEDSVTASRIMIHVMHKMSLDVDHFRSAAEALEAFDPERHDLVISDILVEGAISGITLVSRLREKHPDKTELPILAMSGMEDDARRVELFRLGVNDFISKPVIMEEARARIGNLVVNKQLFERVKKQRKQLYELAMTDALTGLYNRNSLSEFGSKLESSAHRRDMPLSIILIDIDHFKTINDRHGHLVGDYVLREIGEMLAASCREEDLAVRFGGEELLLVLPWCPLADASRRAEQLRERFETLEPAGIPVTASFGVSALEAGRTSSLESVINAADQAVYIAKSSGRNQVVTLTLAEARAREASNDNDGVFFIDDEQSNRA
- the purT gene encoding formate-dependent phosphoribosylglycinamide formyltransferase; its protein translation is MTTIGTPETPTATRVILLGSGELGKEVAIELQRFGCEVIAVDRYPHAPAMQVAHRHHVIDMLDGQALHGIVELDRPHLIVPEIEAIATDTLQLLESEGYTVVPTARAAHLTMNREGIRRLAAEELDLPTSSYRFADDYATFEKAVEAIGLPCVVKPVMSSSGKGQSLIRRKSDIDKAWKYARSGGRAGEGRVIVEGFVDFDYEITLLTVRHTGGTSFCEPIGHTQVDGDYRESWQPQPMSEMARLEAERIAGEITTALGGRGLFGVELFVKGDKVWFSEVSPRPHDTGLVTLISQNLSEFALHARAILGLPIGHITQLGPSASAALLVEGQSDRVQFEHIDKALTEPDTDLRLFGKPVVEGKRRMGVTLARGKSIDEARKKATKARDAIGVKL
- a CDS encoding threonine/serine exporter ThrE family protein, coding for MNDDHDPTRTDDTQRYAPLVLNLGRALLHVGSPAHRLESAMQIMADRLGLKAEFFSTPTALIVSLGDSHQQQTFLVRSEPGSANLAKLSDLSAVMEELADGRIDPETADKRVRAIDTAPPEYGWWSAIAAFVLIGGGVASLLGGGWRETLLAAPLGAVAGLTVIWMRQHLERSRLINPLAAALITFLGTLWCGFDAQTALMPAIIAAMLPLLPGMDMTTASRELATGHVVSGSSRLAFAVMIFALLAFGMVLGGMAGQAIVGPIDLAEASPRPTWLPFAGVLAGAAGLMLLIQAHRRDWIWILAACLIAWSGANVGVWLGAPVIGAFIGALAIGMAGNLFVHFTRRPGSIMHIPGLILLVPGSIGMRSLAALLGDDIVSGIETAMLAGIIAVALTTGMILASILLPPRTTL
- a CDS encoding polyhydroxyalkanoic acid system family protein yields the protein MSIDIHKPHDKTLEEAQQVADELAQDLAEKFDIEYGWDGDTIVFERFGVHGEIDVDEEAVHVRAQLNFLLTYLQPKVEAEIHRYLDEHFA
- a CDS encoding prephenate dehydrogenase/arogenate dehydrogenase family protein, with translation MTEDTPAGLRELRDQLDEVDARLVELAARRQQLVSEIGRFKQGRGQQLRDFRRERQVLELVRARARSVDLDPTLAESLFRRLIDASLTRQEQERVRFAGRGDGHSALVIGGAGRMGRWLASFLDNQGYEVLLADPALNDGHEKHFSDWREAPLNVSLIVVAAPLRQTPAIIDELAQRRVPGLVFEVGSIKTPLIDSLRSAARSGLAVCAVHPMFGPDTRLLSGRHVLVMDVGCPAAVNEVTALFSDTMAEMVDIPLEQHDQLIALVLGLSHALNIAFFTALVRSGIEAGQLAGISSTTFRRQLEIARDVAGENPALYYEIQNLNEHGHIARDALLEAIESIREAADSPDDTAMHELMIQGRRYLESL
- a CDS encoding penicillin acylase family protein; its protein translation is MMSNQTGPERARPITQTLRRSFWLSLVTVAILLAAIWFGGRAWMERSVMPYTGEQPLPGLSQDVKILFDDRGIPRVYGESDTDVLQTLGWLHAGERLFQMELIRRLTRGELSELVGAVALEIDELHRSFGFARRVAEEPIDLAPESHAWLQAYVDGINAYMDHTDALPPEFLFLGQKPEPWSVDDVLAIAYYQTWYPTTLVQRISMAWRELVDLHGAAAAEWLSSDFAWQRTTLPGGRMSEGSNTWTLAPERSESGQALHAADPHLEYDQAPGMWYAAGLHSQESLDVIGVTVPGLPLVAMGHNGRIAWSFTVAPVDVFETYRFERHPEQPDRVRGPDGWEPLIERSETFRIRDQESVERVQYFTSLGRVAELTDEFALVVQWAGFELPIGQLMENGFAIKRATDFDHFRAAASDMGAMSVNWSYSDREGNIGYVQSSPVPVRQHEQFFGVLDADNPDHIWDGFHPPDTRPWALNPERGWLANANNAAVGDNWDYPVPGYYKQLRIRRISDLLNSGTRFSRDDMSAFQLDRVSDRALSWSPWLAELARASNRSRLADDIEAWDDNMRADSDIAGLFARWFNYLGPAIARQDESIPPGDMQMLIDEWLHTGDQSPLAHIDREQAGLDALEMALKAGIRPLGGVQQLHVRHAMADNPVLDRWLRLSRGPFPIGGDPGTLNVSYAVFDADQATLRSRAGPSMRYVLDWSDPDSFRLNLTTGQSGHPSSPHFDDFLEDFLSGQPWIVPWSREAVEQRNHRVLRLTRE